The Intestinibaculum porci DNA window ACTCTCTTTAAGGCAGCTTTTTCTTCATCTGGTGTCAGATCATCGAGATCGGGACGTTCTGTCGTCTCTGCAAAGATCATGTGATTTTCTACAGTGACAGCTTTCACATTGACACGATCACTGGTTTTGATAGCAACGTAGTCATTGACATTGCTTTCAGTGACTTCGCCACTGACGCCAATCGCTTCAAAGCTATCGGCATTTAATTCATTATAAGGTGTATCATTCTTTTCAAAGAGAAAAACCACTTCAGCACCAGCCTTGGCCTCGACACCGGTCATTCTCTTATAGTATTCACGGCTTAAGTAGATGGTTGCGTGAGGGATCACGGCGACATCATATACGGGAATTGTTAACATTGTAAATCCTCCTTTTAGCACACTTTAGCACTCCACATAACGAGTGCTAATCGCATTGATAAATAAATGTTCCTCTCGGAACAACCTTGACATTTGTCTAGGTTACTTAAAGAATACTCTTAAGTTTGACATTTGTCAATGTTTTTAATAAAATTAATGCGGTGATGAAAATGTATCAGGGACATAATAAAACCGCCTGCTTATCCCAGCAGGCGATCAGTGAAGCGTTTTTACGCTTATTAGAAGAAGAGTCTTTCGATGAGATCTCAGTGAGTGAGATCTGTAAAGAAGCGGGGGTATCCCGGCAGACGTATTATTCGCTTTTTGGCAAGAAGGAGAATATTCTGCTTTATGAAATCTCTCGTCATTATCCTTTTCAAACCTGTGAAAAGGATTGTTCACCGCGTCATCTAAGCAGTCAGATCTGTGATTATTTAGATGAGAATGCGCGCTTTATTCAGCTGCTTATTGATCATGACAGCGGTAATCTGCTTTATACAACCTTTTATGAATCGTTCTGTCATATCGAAAATGAATACGTTGCTTCGTTTATGGCGGGAGGTATGAGCAGTATTATTCAGAAGTTTGTGGAGAAGGGGACGAGCCGCGCGGAAGTTGAAGAGATTATTGCCCAAATCTTTATTGATGCCAAATGAAAAGGATAATAGGGACATACCTACTATCCTTTTTGTGAGAATTATTTTTTTCTCCACAGTTTGATTGTCTTTAATAACTTGACTTTGTCTTTTTCTTCAAGCTTACGCACTTCATTGAGAATTTCGTAATCAATGCCGTTAGCGGAATAGTTTTCATCAGCGGTTCCCACTAAGTAATCAATGGATACACCGACAAGTTTAGCATAAGCCGCCAACTTGTGTAAACTCATGGCAATGCGGTTATTTTCGACATTGCTGACATAGCCTGGGGTTACGCCCAGGACTTGTGCGACCTGATTCTGAGTCAGGTGGTTTTGAATTCGTAATTCTTTGATTGTTTCTCCTAAACGATAATCTTCATCCATACTTTTAACCTCTTTTGTTTGTTTTGCTATAGTTATTATACATAATTTTAAGCGCTTTGAACACTTATTTGACAATTATTAAAAAAATAATTTTATTTGATGTATAGCATGCGGAGAAATCTCCGTAAAAAAGAGAAAAGGAACCGCTCTCTAAACTGGTACCATTGTCAAGGACTATTTATTGACAGTGACGACTTGTTTTCAGCTCACAAAGGATGAGGGCAAGATTCAATTGAATCTTGCCCTCATTTTTTCGCTTCTATTCATCCATATCAGGAGTTTTATTGTACGACAAAAAGAACCACTTTACGTGATTTTTTAAACAAGAAGTGGATGACTTGATGTATTATTAATAGATTGCTCCTGTTCTGTTCACATACGATAGCTCTGGATAATTCTGCCAGTTTCTAGGATAGTACAGTGACTTGATCACTGAATCGGATGCCTTGGTTAGGAACTTGAGTGCTGTATTCGTATCAGCCAATAGCGTATCCAGTTTTTCTACTTCTTTCGTATTTTCGTCAATCAGTCTCTGTAGCTTATTGATTCGAGCTAGAATAACCTTCTGATCCTTCTGTACCACTTTGAAAGGATGCTGTTCGCTCTTATACTCATAAGATGATTCACCAGACTCGTTTTGCTTGCTTCTGCGTCGAGCTCTTTCAGCACGCGCTTGTTCGCGTCTGGATTCCAGTTCTTCCTGGGTGATGAGTTCTTTGGCTGAGACGCCGAAATAAACATCAGTCTGATAAATGCCTTCAGTAATATAGCGATAGTATTCTTCAGGAGTCTGTCCTGCCAGATCATACTGAGGTATTACTGTATTATACTGTTCCATAAAGTTTTTGATCATGGTTTCAACCGTATCAAAGTTAGGACATTTTTCAACTAATTCATTTAGAATAGATTTCATTCTTCCAAAAAAGCTTTCCATTGGCGCATTATCGAGGCTGTTTCCGCGTCTGGATACTGACTGAATGAAGCCGTCATCTTCTAGAATTTCTCTGAATTCGGTGGAAAGGTATTGAGAGCCGTTGTCTGAATGAATATAGACATAAGGCTTTTTTCCATTTTCCTTCATGTATTTGCATGCCTTCTCAATTTCCTTTTCATGAAGATCCATCATCATGCAATAAGCTCTTTCAACGAGGGTAACGTCCATTCTTTTAGAAATATGCCATCCAAGAATTTCATTGGTAAATGCGTCCTTAAATACGCATAGATAAGAGATGTTTTTATTGCCGTTATAGGAAATATAAGTGATATCAGTGAGAATAACCTTGCGCGGGTCTTGTCTGAAGTATCTTTTTACGTAATCGTTAACGTTATAATAAGGATGGTTGTATGTTGCCTGTCCCTTGTAGGCATCCTTATGGCGTAGGTTGGGGAACAAATTCAATTCCTGCATCAGACGCGTTACTTTTTTTTCACCAACCGGCTGACCATTGATATTAAAATGCATGCGAGTAAAAAGAGCACAGAATGTTCTTCGCCCAGGCACGAAGCCAAAGGTTTTGACGATATCAATCATCTTATCCTTTATCATCTCATCTTCGGTAGCCTTTTGAATCTGGCTGGCAGATGGATTTTCACGTTTTTTCTTCCAGCACCTGTATTTTCTTGAAGTGATTTCAAATATCTTGCAGGCCTCACTGATTTTGACATCAGGATGATCTCTTATATACGTATCTGCGAGAAGACATTTATCTACCGCTATTTCTCGTTCTTCGATGATGATACCTTCACCAGCAGTTTTGAGCCCTTTTTTTTTACGACTCCAACAACTGTTTCCAGATAGTCAATGCGTGAATTAAGATAGTCAACCATTTCCTGATCGGAAAGATTGCCAACCTGATCACGCGGAACCATGCCGCTGACCTTCTTGGGCTTGCGTGCCTGTCCGCTGGCAGCGCGACCGGCAGCTGCGTAGGCGCGATCTTCTCCTAACGTGTTTACATCGTATCCGAGTGTCTTGTATGCCTTAATTGGTGACATGCCGCCATCCATCAGCTGTTTCATGCGGGCATAGAATTCCCTTGTGTAATAGATTCTGCCATCTGTTACCTTCTCAGTGTATTGGTTTTTAGAAGCCTCTTCTAAAGCTTTTTCCAGGTTAATCTGCTTATTTCTTTTTGCCATAATGCTTTCCTCCGCCTGATATGTATTTATTGGTGTCTGTAGTATATCATGACAGTATCAGGTTGGCACGCGCTTTAGCTCTTTTTGTTGCAAGAGCCTTCGTTTTTTCATACTTATCAGTTTCCTTGGACATGTATAAATCAAACTGCTCAGGCGGCATGGCTTCAAGATACGATTCGTATTTCACGGGTGTCATTTTATTTCTTGTCCACTGTGGTCTCTCGTTGTTGTAGTATTCCACATAGGAAAGCACCATTTCCCTCAGCTCCTCAATGGAACTGCAGCTGGTATAGTCACATTCATCCTTGAAATGGCCAAAAAAGCTTTCCTGTGAACTGTTGTCTTCACAGATGCCTCTTCTGGACATTGATTCTCTGAATCCCAGCTCCTTTACCTTTTTCTGAAATGCTTCATTGAGATACAGTGCCCCCTGGTCGCTATGGAAGATGGCATTATCGCGAAAGGTGTAGCGTTCAAGCTGCTTCAGCGTCTCCATAGTCATTGCCGAATCATTGTTTTCGCTCACCACGGCAGCTAATATGCGCCCTGTTACCGCATCTTTGACTGCTGAAAGATAGCCTCTGCCATTTGCTCCAAAAAACAGATAGGAAACATCAGTGAGAATGTGCGTAAAAGGCATGGCCAGTCTGAATTTTCGTTTAAGAAGATTAGGGCACTTGTATTTTTCAAGATGCTCACGAGCAGCCTTAAGGGACTGACGGGGAGCTCGAACTCCTGAATTAAGTCCATGCTTTCTCATCAGACGTGCTATTTTCTTAATTGAAAAGCTTTTGCCTGTAATCTCAGGCATCATCATGTGGATAGTTCTCTTGCCTTTGGGATAGCCTTTGTAATTCATTGTATCAATAATGGCCCTGACCTCTTCTTCTTCATTCTGATTCCTTAGCTCTTCATATCTGCCGTAGGCATCGTTTCTTAAAATAGAGTAGAAGGTGGATCTTGACAGGCCTGCTTCACTAATGATTTGGCTTAAAGGCATAATGTGACTGTCCGCTAACGAGTCAAGCATTATGAAGGCTTCTCTTCTTAGGCTGGCGCTAAGATCCCATATGCATTGGGATATAGACTTCAGAAAACAAGCCATTTTATTGTATAGTGCCTCATAAAGATTTAGGGCAATGGCTTTGAATCGATCAGATGAGCCTGCCTCTAAATGAATGGAACATGTATGATCAGATTGAGTAATTTGCTTTTTTATGCGCTGTTTCGTGGAGATAGTAAGAATTGCAGAATCAATATCAAAGATTTTGAGAATATCATTAATGTGCATATCAGAGAAAATTGATGCCTCGCTGTAGAATACATCCGTCAGTTTGATTCTATGTGCAGTTATCCTTTCAACCATTGGGTGGTCTGTATATTCTTCGATTATATTCTGATCAAACGTTTGCTTTTCATGCGGCTCAATATCCCCGTCAAATACTCTTTTTAGCGCATGAATACGCTGATAGCCAATTCGTTCTGGATCAAAGCCATCTGATTTAAGGACATCCTCGATTGCCTGATCAGGATATAAGCTATAGAGCTTTTCAGTATAGTCTTTTGAAAATGAAATGCCACGACGTGCGCGAATGAATTTTCCGGTCGAGACGAGGAACTGATCATAGTTTTTATCTGTTTTATTACGTTTGGCAGAGTTACCCATACGTCCGTTAGTAGGTTTCCCATCGCGTTTAAAATTTCTTTGAATACGACTAATAATTTGTGCGTTAAAGAGAGAGTAGTCAATGCCATTTTCCTTCATGACCTCTCTAATTGATGAAATGCTTTTATATTTAATCCATCTCTCCCACATCATGATCCTGAATTCATAGGTAAATGAAATACGATTTGATCTCACCAGTTTGACGAATTTATTGGCTGAAAGTATTTTAATGGCTTCATCAGATATTACAGTTCCTTTAGACATAACAATTATTACCTTCATTACAAAAAATGGCACCATAGGTTAGGTGACATTACTGTCAATGTAATGTTCCTTTCTATGGTACCATTTTACTCCAACAGTTCCTTTCTCCGTATAACATATTGTTATACTGTCCTTCTTCTTTTTGAGTACGATAACCAGTCGTACTCAACCACCTTTTCCATTGCCCTCTCTCGAGGACAACATCATTATAATATAAAATCGAGAAAAATCAATTGAAACACCCGAATTCCCAGGGAAAAAAAGGTGTTTCTGATTTTTATGCAAAAAGACAATTTGTTCGTGCAAATGAGATAAAAATAGCTTTTTCACTAGAAATAATATAGTTGTTTTTTAGGTCTGTTTGGATTATAGTAACCCATAGGATGTGATGATATGTTTGGCAAAAAAGACATGCCTAGTTACGCTAAAGAGCGTGTAAAGTATAAAAGTGCACCAAAACGTTATAAAACGCGGACATCGCGAAAGCTGAAAAACTTTTATACGAATGGCTATAAACAGCCGAAGGAAAAACATGTGGATACGATTAACTTTAAAATCCCGCATGAAAAAATGAAAGAAAAAGCACCACAAAAACAATATACGATAAATGATATGAGCCGGCAGGCCCGTAAAAGTCTTTATACGCATAAAGAAAAGAAACCGCAAACCGACAGTGCCAAAGGCATTCGTTTCAAAGCAACACGTTCAATGGGTTCACTTTATAAAGGTAATGCCGTTAATGATCGCGTTGGCAATCATACTGATCCGGCCAGTAAGACAAAGCGTCGCTTAGCCTTTTATCGCAACTTCTATTTAGTTGTTTTAGCGATTGGCGTGATCGGCGAAGCGTTAGCGATCGCTTATCATAATACGGTGCCTATGATTCTTTTTATCGTTTTAATTGTGATGGCAATCTATGGCAATTATACGTCTCATGAATGATACCTCGGTATCATTTTTTATTTGGTCAATTATACCTTACAGGCATAAAGCATATCCATCTTAAGTATTATTCAAATGGATGAATTCTTCCTATAATGAAAGGGAGGAGGATGGTTATGGAACTGAAAGAATACTTAGACATTTTTAATAAAGGTGAGCCTGTTAAAGCTGGTTCAGAGGCGATGGCGATGAGTGATGTTTATACGCAGGAAGCGTTAAAGATCACGATGCAGATGAATAATACCTATCAGCCCCCGAGGGCATTACAAAAACTATTTGCTCAGCTCACAAATACCCCAGTCAATAAAACCCTGCGGCTCATTCCGCCGTTTTACACCGATTGCGGAAAGAATATTCATATTGGTAAAAATGTATTTATCAATACCGGCTGCACCATGCAGGATCAGGGTGGTATTGAGATCGGGGATGATGTGCTGATCGGCCATCATGCGACATTTGCGACGCTGAATCATGATCCGTCTCCAGAAAAGAGAGCGGATTTGATCCCGGCGCCGATTCATATCGGAAATAAAGTCTGGATAGGGGCCAATGTGACGATTACGCCAGGGGTCACGATTGGGGAAGGGGCGATTATCGCCGCCGGCGCTGTCGTGACGAAAGATGTACCGGCGCAAGCGCTATTTGGCGGAGTGCCCGCAAAAATGATTAAGATGTTAGATTAAGGAAGGCCTTCTTCCTTTTTTTGCATGATAAAAATCCATCACCAAAAGGTGATGGATGCTTTTAACGATGTTCACGGACAACTTTAATAATCTGAATGATAATGGTTGGAACCAGGGCTAAACTAATGACGCAGCCAACCTGGGTAGTGCTCATGGAAGCGACGCCAAACATATGCATAACAGCTGGGACAAACATCACTAACGCTAATAAGACAATCCCTGTTAAGAAGGCATATAAGCTCCACATATTACGCTTAAAGCCTAAAGTGAAGAGGGATTCTTCGGAGCGGCAGTTAAAGCCGTGTAATAAACGGGCTAACGTTAAAGTGGTGAAAGCCATTGAAGACGCCATCGTCGCACTTTGTTTTAAGCCAAGATAGAAAGCGGTAATAACACAGATCGCAATAAGTAAACCTTGAGACATCATCAAAGTAATAAACTTTCGATCCATAATCCCCTGATGCGGATCTCTTGGTTTTTGTTTTAAGACAGAATCATCACCGGGTTCCATACCGATCGCTAAAGCTGGAAGGGAGTCGGTCACTAAGTTGATAAAGAGTAACTGGACGGCTTTAAACGGAATTGGCAGAGCCAGTAATGAAGTATAGAGCACGGCAATAATGGCTGACATATTGCCGGATAATAAGTAAAGCACGGCATTTTTGATGTTGTTAAAAATGACACGGCCGTTCGCTACGGCTTTGATAATCGTCGCAAAGTTATCATCAGCGAGGATCATGCTCGCTGCATCTTTGGATACTTCCGTTCCGGTAATACCCATCGCAACCCCGATATCAGCTTTCTTTAATGCTGGGGCATCATTGACGCCATCACCGGTCATCGAAACGATCTTGCCGGCTTTCTGCCAGGCATTGACGATGCGGATCTTATTTTCTGGCGATACACGGGCATAGACAGAAATACGTTTCACGCGCTGATCGAGTTCTTCTTCACTCATCGCATCTAATTCCATCCCGGTGACGGCTTCATCACCTTCATTGAAGATACCAATCTGTTTCGCAATTGCCGTCGCGGTGACTTTATGGTCACCGGTAATCATCACGGTACGAATGCCGGCTTCTTTGGCATCTGCGACAGCTTTCATGGATTCTTCACGAGGCGGATCGATCATTGAAATTAAACCGATAAACGTATAATCATTTTCTGTTTCTAAGGTTAAAGGATCACGGCTTTCTTTATAGGCAAAGGTTAAGACACGTAAGCCATTGCGGGAGAAGTGGTCATTGACCGCCATAATTTCTTTTTTATCTTCGTCAGTAATTGGACGAATTTCATCACCTAAACGGATCTTAGTGCAGCGTTCTAATAAGACATCGATCGCCCCTTTAGTAAAGATTGTCATTTCCCCATGAATGATATGTTTGGTACTCATTAACTTACGATCGCTGTCAAATGGTAATTCTTCCACTCTTGGCAGGACATCTCTTAATAAGTCATTTGACATATCATGAATGCCTTTGACCTTATTATACATCTCTAATAAAGCGTATTCGGTTGGATCACCGATTCCGACACCATCGACGATGCTGGAATCATTGGCTAAAACGCAATCATAAAGTAAATAACGATGAGACTGTCTGGAGATATCGAGATCTTCAATATTAATAAGTTCACCATCAATATAGATTTGCTGGACGGTCATTTTATTCTGCGTTAAGGTGCCGGTTTTATCCGAACAGATGACGCTGACACAGCCTAAGGATTCCACGGCTGATAAGTTTTTGATAATCGCATTTTCTTTGGCCATTTTTTGAGTACCCATCGCCTGGACAATGGTGACGATAGAACTTAAGGCTTCAGGAATCGCCGCAACGGCTAAGGCGACGGCAAATAATAAGGCATCCATTAACGCCATATGGCGCCACATTTCTAAGGCGAAGACAATCGCTGAAATAATCATAATGCCAGTGGCTAAACGAGCACTGAACTGATCTAAGGATTTTTGTAAAGGCGTTTTGCGATCTTTGGTCTGATTCATTAAAGTCGCGATTTTTCCTAATTCGGTATTCATGCCGGTTTCCGTAATGACAATTAACGCGCGGCCGTTAGTCACTAAAGAACCAGAGAAAACCATGTTATGACGATCACCTAAAGCGACATCACCGGCAATTACATCGGTGTTTTTCTCCACGTTGGTTGATTCCCCAGTGAGTGAAGATTCGTTGATCTGCAGTGAATAGCTTTCTAAGACGCGGCCATCTCCGCAGACGACATCGCCGGCATCTAAGTTCACAATATCGCCAGGAACGACATCGACACTATCAATTTCCATCTTGGTATTGTCACGAATAACTTTGACATGAGGAGATGATAATGATTTTAAGGATTCCAGTGATTTTTCCGCTTTGACATGCTGGATCGTTCCTAAGATCGCATTCATCACTAAGACGAAGATGATGACGAAGAAACTTTCCATATCACCGGTGAAGAGAGACACGCTCGCCGCCACGATTAAAATAATGACTAATAAATCGGCGAACTGTTTGAGAAAGACCTGTAAGACAGATTCCTTCTTCGTTTCCTGGAGCTTGTTTTCCCCATAGCGGGCACGTTTGTCTGTCACTTCCTGGCTAGTCAAGCCAGTTACGCGTGAATCAAGCTCTTTTAGGACGGTTTCAGAGTCCTGCTGATACCACTTACTCATAGATATTTTTCCTCCAATTCTGGGAGTAAAAAAAGACTTTCGCATTCACATGAATGCAAAAGTCTCACCATTTAAACCTCAAACGGGGATTGCTCCCGGGTCTGTCGCTGAAGGTGCAGTCGCCTGCCAGTTACTCCCTTTTGACAAGCTTTAGTATAATGCTAGAATAAAAGAAAGACAAGCAAAAAAAGGGGAGGGGCAGGAAAAAATGACGATCGAAGAAGAAGTCTTTGCCTATAAGGTAAAAAATGAAGACAAATTAAAGCAGGCCGGCTTTCTCAAAACAGCGCGCGGCTATGAAAAGACTTATGATTTAACGAATGATTTTTATGCCGTGATCACAATTGATGAGCAGGTGCACGGTCATGTTTATGATCGTGATAC harbors:
- a CDS encoding helix-turn-helix domain-containing protein, with the protein product MDEDYRLGETIKELRIQNHLTQNQVAQVLGVTPGYVSNVENNRIAMSLHKLAAYAKLVGVSIDYLVGTADENYSANGIDYEILNEVRKLEEKDKVKLLKTIKLWRKK
- a CDS encoding TetR/AcrR family transcriptional regulator produces the protein MYQGHNKTACLSQQAISEAFLRLLEEESFDEISVSEICKEAGVSRQTYYSLFGKKENILLYEISRHYPFQTCEKDCSPRHLSSQICDYLDENARFIQLLIDHDSGNLLYTTFYESFCHIENEYVASFMAGGMSSIIQKFVEKGTSRAEVEEIIAQIFIDAK
- a CDS encoding IS3 family transposase, with the protein product MKVIIVMSKGTVISDEAIKILSANKFVKLVRSNRISFTYEFRIMMWERWIKYKSISSIREVMKENGIDYSLFNAQIISRIQRNFKRDGKPTNGRMGNSAKRNKTDKNYDQFLVSTGKFIRARRGISFSKDYTEKLYSLYPDQAIEDVLKSDGFDPERIGYQRIHALKRVFDGDIEPHEKQTFDQNIIEEYTDHPMVERITAHRIKLTDVFYSEASIFSDMHINDILKIFDIDSAILTISTKQRIKKQITQSDHTCSIHLEAGSSDRFKAIALNLYEALYNKMACFLKSISQCIWDLSASLRREAFIMLDSLADSHIMPLSQIISEAGLSRSTFYSILRNDAYGRYEELRNQNEEEEVRAIIDTMNYKGYPKGKRTIHMMMPEITGKSFSIKKIARLMRKHGLNSGVRAPRQSLKAAREHLEKYKCPNLLKRKFRLAMPFTHILTDVSYLFFGANGRGYLSAVKDAVTGRILAAVVSENNDSAMTMETLKQLERYTFRDNAIFHSDQGALYLNEAFQKKVKELGFRESMSRRGICEDNSSQESFFGHFKDECDYTSCSSIEELREMVLSYVEYYNNERPQWTRNKMTPVKYESYLEAMPPEQFDLYMSKETDKYEKTKALATKRAKARANLILS
- a CDS encoding cation-translocating P-type ATPase → MSKWYQQDSETVLKELDSRVTGLTSQEVTDKRARYGENKLQETKKESVLQVFLKQFADLLVIILIVAASVSLFTGDMESFFVIIFVLVMNAILGTIQHVKAEKSLESLKSLSSPHVKVIRDNTKMEIDSVDVVPGDIVNLDAGDVVCGDGRVLESYSLQINESSLTGESTNVEKNTDVIAGDVALGDRHNMVFSGSLVTNGRALIVITETGMNTELGKIATLMNQTKDRKTPLQKSLDQFSARLATGIMIISAIVFALEMWRHMALMDALLFAVALAVAAIPEALSSIVTIVQAMGTQKMAKENAIIKNLSAVESLGCVSVICSDKTGTLTQNKMTVQQIYIDGELINIEDLDISRQSHRYLLYDCVLANDSSIVDGVGIGDPTEYALLEMYNKVKGIHDMSNDLLRDVLPRVEELPFDSDRKLMSTKHIIHGEMTIFTKGAIDVLLERCTKIRLGDEIRPITDEDKKEIMAVNDHFSRNGLRVLTFAYKESRDPLTLETENDYTFIGLISMIDPPREESMKAVADAKEAGIRTVMITGDHKVTATAIAKQIGIFNEGDEAVTGMELDAMSEEELDQRVKRISVYARVSPENKIRIVNAWQKAGKIVSMTGDGVNDAPALKKADIGVAMGITGTEVSKDAASMILADDNFATIIKAVANGRVIFNNIKNAVLYLLSGNMSAIIAVLYTSLLALPIPFKAVQLLFINLVTDSLPALAIGMEPGDDSVLKQKPRDPHQGIMDRKFITLMMSQGLLIAICVITAFYLGLKQSATMASSMAFTTLTLARLLHGFNCRSEESLFTLGFKRNMWSLYAFLTGIVLLALVMFVPAVMHMFGVASMSTTQVGCVISLALVPTIIIQIIKVVREHR
- a CDS encoding DapH/DapD/GlmU-related protein, whose amino-acid sequence is MELKEYLDIFNKGEPVKAGSEAMAMSDVYTQEALKITMQMNNTYQPPRALQKLFAQLTNTPVNKTLRLIPPFYTDCGKNIHIGKNVFINTGCTMQDQGGIEIGDDVLIGHHATFATLNHDPSPEKRADLIPAPIHIGNKVWIGANVTITPGVTIGEGAIIAAGAVVTKDVPAQALFGGVPAKMIKMLD
- a CDS encoding IS3 family transposase — encoded protein: MIIEEREIAVDKCLLADTYIRDHPDVKISEACKIFEITSRKYRCWKKKRENPSASQIQKATEDEMIKDKMIDIVKTFGFVPGRRTFCALFTRMHFNINGQPVGEKKVTRLMQELNLFPNLRHKDAYKGQATYNHPYYNVNDYVKRYFRQDPRKVILTDITYISYNGNKNISYLCVFKDAFTNEILGWHISKRMDVTLVERAYCMMMDLHEKEIEKACKYMKENGKKPYVYIHSDNGSQYLSTEFREILEDDGFIQSVSRRGNSLDNAPMESFFGRMKSILNELVEKCPNFDTVETMIKNFMEQYNTVIPQYDLAGQTPEEYYRYITEGIYQTDVYFGVSAKELITQEELESRREQARAERARRRSKQNESGESSYEYKSEQHPFKVVQKDQKVILARINKLQRLIDENTKEVEKLDTLLADTNTALKFLTKASDSVIKSLYYPRNWQNYPELSYVNRTGAIY